The genomic region TTCGGTATTATGCAAGATGTGATCATCTTTAAGGACAAAAAAGGCCGGACCGTTTATTGGGACAAGTGGATATATTCTTGGGAGAATTCTCACTACGGAAATGGAGGGTTTATAATCATACCCGATTTCAATTATTTGCGGGTCAGCAGCGACGATGCCCTTTTTAAGGTTCGTAAAAAAACGGATTGTACTATTCTATTGGAGCATCTTCCGCGCGGAGAAGTTCGGCAGGATTAGAATCGTTTTTCCGATGGTTGACCCACCGATAATAATAACGGCTGTCTCCGCAGGGAGACAGCCGTTACTTTTTTTATTGGGAGGAGATTATTGTTTCAGTTTCTCGTTGAGCTCGACGAGGGCGTTGGCCTTTTCTACGGCCTTGGATATGTGGTCGCAGATGTTTTCGTTGCCGATGATTTTGTTGAGCCCCGACTTGTAGAGCGTCTCCTGCACCGAGGGGTTGACCCCCGAGAGTATGACCCGTATGCCCTCACGGTGCGACGACTCGACGAGGATTTGCAGGTTGTGCAGGCCGGTGGAGTCGATAAACGGTACTCTGCGCATGCGAATGATGCGCACTACCGGTTTGTCGCCCATCTCGCGCATCACTTCGTCGAACTTCGTGGCCACGCCGAAGAAGAACGGGCCGTTGATTTCATATACCTCCACGCCTTTGGCGATGTTCAGCGTCTCGTGCTGGGTCATCTCGGTGCCCTGGGCCACGTCGAGCTCATCTTTCAATACCGAAATCTGCACATTCTCCGACACGCGGCGCAGGAAGAGCAGCACGGCCAGCAGCAGACCTATCTCGATGGCGATGGTGAGGTTGAAAACGACGGTGAGAATGAATGTCGTGGCGAGAATGGCCACATCGGATTTGGGGTTTTTCAGCAGCGAACGCACGGTGCGCCAGCCGCTCATGTTGTAGGCCACGATGACGAGTACGCCGGCCAGACAGGCCATGGGTACCAACTCGATGAGGGGCATGAGCAGCAGGAAGATGGCCAGCAGTACCACGGCATGTATGATGCCGGCCACGGGGGTGCGGCCGCCGTTGTTGATGTTGGTCATGGTGCGGGCGATGGCTCCCGTCACGGGAATGCCGCCGAAGAAGGGCACCACGATGTTGGCGACGCCTTGGCCGATGAGTTCGGTGTTGGAGTTGTGGTGTTCACCCACGGCACCGTCGGCCACGGTGGCCGAGAGCAGCGACTCGATGGCGCACAAGATGGCGATGGTGAAGGCCGGCGAGAGCAGCTGGTTGATGGTGGCCATGTCGAGGTGGAGCGGCTGCGGGTCGGGTATCTCGTTGCTGATGTCGAACCGGTCGCCGATGGTCTCGATGCCGGTGATGCCCCACACCTCTTTCATGAGATAGGCAACGACCGTCATGATGATGATGGCTACCAGCGACCCCGGTATCTTGCGTGATATTTTGGGCATGACGGCGATGATGAGAATGCTGGCCACGCCGATGAAGAGCGACAGCGGGTTGATGGTGTCGAGGTGCCGGAAGTAGACGGCCCACTGCGAGAGGCAGTCGGCCGGGAGCTTGTCGATGGTGAGGCCCAGCAGGTCTTTGACCTGCGTGGTGAAGATGGTGAGGGCGATACCGCTGGTGAAGCCCACGACAATGGGGTAGGGAATAAACTTGATGATACCGCCCAGGCGGAAGAGTCCCATCATGATCAGCATGGCACCCGCCAGTGCCGTGGCGATGGCGAGACCTTCGAGGCCGTAACCCTGTATGATACCGAATACGATGACGATGAATGCGCCGGTGGGGCCGCCTATCTGCACCGAGCTGCCGCCCAGTGCCGAGACGATGAAGCCGCCGACGATGGCGGTGATGAGACCTTTTTCGGGGGTGACGCCCGAGGCGATACCGAATGCGATGGCAAGCGGCAGCGCCACGATGCCCACAATGATACCGGCCATGAGGTCGGCGATGAATTTTTCGCGCGAATAGTGGCGCAGGCCTACAAGTAATTTAGGCTGAAAATCAATCTTCATGTTACCTTAAAAAAAATTGAAGCCGCAAAGGTAGTGCTTTTTTTAAAAAGTGCGCTATTTGTGTAAATTTTTGTGCATAAACGCGTCGGCTTATACATGAAGAGACCGGGCTGTTTGGTGTTGTTAGCGTCGGGTCTGATTGCCGATGAGGGTGGGTTGGTTGGAGTAGAAGGGTGTCTCTTCCTGCGGTTGGGTCTCCTCTTCGCTCTTGGTCTCCTTCGGTTTGTTCTTGATGATTTCGTAAGGTTTCTGTTCGGCGAGCGGCGTGGCATAGACGTCCCATACCTGGTCTACGTCCCAGTTGGCCCGCAGGGAGAGGCTTCCCGGGTAGTAGAAAATCTCCTCGGGCTGGCGCTTCTCGCGGTAGTTTCCGGTGTCCCACACCCCGTTGTCGTTGCGGTCGAGGCACAGGCGCATGTAGTAAGTGCCGGGATTGATGTAGCGGAAGAGGGCGGCTCCTTTTCTTACCGGGGCTTTGTAGATGGGTTGGTCTGAATTGTTGAGCAACTCCACGAAGGCCGAGTCGGTAACCCCCGTGGTGCGTACGATGAGGTTGGCGTATTCTTCGACGGCTTTTACCTTGAACTTGTGCTTCATCGTGGCCGTGGGGTTGCCATAGATACTCTCGGCGGCCAGGGAGTCGAGGGTGAAAATGTATTCTCCGCCCGAAGCCCATTTGGTTTTCAGCCGATAGGTACGGGGGGCGTCGGTCCCGGCCTCGAAGGTGTAGTCATCGGGTGGGACGGGAACCCACAGGGTGTCGACCTTTTGTTCGAGGTGTATGGCCGCGGGGTCGAGATGCTTCACCGGCTGGGTGAAGATGTAGGCCGGTGAGGCGTAGATGTCGATGTTCGACCCGCCACGGATCTCTATCCCCATAAATTCGATGGACGGTAACGTGTCGGCGTCGTTGTTGCGTTTTTTCTCCCGGGAAGAGCGTTTCCTCTCGCGATAGGCCCACAGCATGGTGTCGTTGTAGAGGGAGAGTTGCTGTGCCGAGTCGGTGCGGAGGTAGCTGGCCACGATGCGCAACGTGTCTTTGTTGTAGACGTTCGAGTCCCTGAACCAGTAGGTGATGGTGTCGTTGGTCTTGCTCTTCTCGATGATGGACCAGTCGTCGCCGGAGAAGTCCAGCGGCGTGATTCGGGGCAGGGAGTCTTGTGCGGTCGAGAAGTAGAGGGTTACCTTGTGGCGGTCGGTGCGGTCGTATTTCTCGAAGTAGCTGGCCTTGTAGTTCTCGTTGAATGAACGCAGTATGATGCCTTCGGGAAAGTAGTGGGGTTGCAGCGAGGTGATGATGGTGTCGATGGTGCTGGTGTCGGCCCATATCGTGTCGTTGTGCCACTCCATGGTGACGCTGGGCACGAACGACGTGTCGAGGAAGGCCAGGTCTTCGGTCGCATTGTCGAAGAAGTAGTTGCGGTTGCCGTCTTTCAAGGCAAAAATGCGGTAAGTGCCCTCGGCGATGTTGCGTACGGTGAACCGACCGTATTCGTCGGTGCGGCTCATGCGCAGGAACGGTTGGTTGGTGAATGTCGTGTCGTGGGGTTGCATGTAGATGCCCACCAGCATGTCGCTTACCGGTTCGAGGTCGGCGGCATTGAGTAGGATTCCCGACATTTCGAGCGTGTCGATGTGGTCGCCTGTCGAGAAATGGAAACTGAAATTGAGCAGTTTGTTTTTCTCGTTGTTGTCGGCGATGGCATCACCACAGTCGATGGTGTAGGTCGTGTTGGCTTTCATCGAATCGTTCAGGGTGATGGAGACAATGCGTCCCAAGGCCGATATTTGAGGCATTTGGGTCTGTGGCGGCGAGATGATGATTTTCTCGTTGGGGTTTTCGACCTGGACGATTTCGTCGAATTCGAGCGTGATTTTGTTCTTGTTGAAATGGAGTGCCCCCATCGGCGGGTTGCTCTTCTTCAATACCGGAGGGGTCTCGTCTTTGGGGCCTCCGCCGGGACGTCCCATGTTGGCACACGAGAAACAGCACGCCCCGATGGCAATGATAAGGGCGATGGCAATACCTCGTGACGACCGGTTGTGTGAGTGACGATGCAGGCTCATGTCGGGGACAATTCTGTCGGCAAAGATAAGACAAAGATGCGGAAAAAGCGCTTTCCTCCTTGAAATATAACTTCTTTTTGGCTTCGGTGATGACAAAAATTCGTATTTTTGCAGCCGTAACCGAAAAAAGCCATATATTTGCACCTTAAATCGAAAACTGCACAATAATTTCAAAACATAAAAGTAATAATCACAATGCAAAACAAAGGATTCATAAGGGTCTTGGCCGTTCTGCTCACTTTGGTCTGCCTCTTCTACATTTCCTTCTCGTTTGTAACTCGCTATTACAATCAGAAAGCCGAAGAGATTTCCAACGGGGACCCTGTCGTTTACAAGAATTATCTTGATTCTATGGCTACCGAGAAAGTCTATCTCGGCTATTACACCTTGAAACAGTGTAATGAAATGGAAGTCGGTCTCGGTCTTGACTTGAAAGGCGGTATGAACGTTACGTTGCAGATTTCGGTTGCCGACGTGCTGCGTTCGCTTTCCAACAACAATCCCGATGCCAAATTCAATGCGGCTCTTGCTGCGGCTACCGCCAACCAGGCCGATAATTCCGATTTCTTGGTCATCTTCGTAGACGAATATAAGAAACTTGACCCCAATATCCGTCTGGCCTCGATTTTCAGTACCTATCAACTCAAAGAGAAAATCGCTCCCAGTGCCACCAATGACGAAGTGGTTGCCGTCTTGCGTGAAGAACTCAACAGCGCCATCGACAACTCCTTCAACGTGCTGCGTACCCGTATCGACCGCTTCGGTGTGGTATCGCCCAACATTCAACGCCTCGAAAAAGACGGCCGCATTCTCGTAGAGCTTCCCGGTGTGAAAGAACCCGAGCGTGTGCGCAAACTGCTCCAAGGCAGTGCCAACCTCGAATTCTGGGAAACCTATAACTTCAACGAAATCTACTCTCGCTTGGCTGCCGCCAACGACTTGATTGCCCGCATGGAAAACAATGGCGAGCCTGTCGTTGCCGAAGAGAAAACCACCGAAGGCGACCTTTCTGAGCTCACCGGCGAAAGCGAAGAGATGGAATTGTGGAAACGTCAGAATCCGCTCTTCTCGCGCTTGCAACCTGCTATTGCACAGAACGGACAACCCGTGGCCAGCCCGGGTGTCGGTTATGCCCATTATCGCGACACGGCTGCCGTGAGCGCTTACCTCGCTCTGCCGCAGGTGCGTGAGATGCTTCCCACCAACCTTCATTTCTGCTGGACGGTGAAATCGATCGACGAAAAAGAACAATACTATCAACTGGTAGCCCTCAAATCGAGCACCGGAGGCCGTCCTGCTCTGGAAGGCGATGTCATCAACGATGCCCGTGAAGACTTCGACCCCCTGACCAATGCTCCCGTCGTGAGCATGTCGATGAATGCCGAGGGTACCAAGATTTGGGCTCAGCTCACCCGCGAAAACATCGGCCGGTGCGTGGCTGTGGTTCTCGATGACCATGTATATTCGTTCCCTGTTGTCAACACCGAAATTCCCAACGGTTCGTCTCAAATTTCGGGCGGTTTTACTCCCGAGGAGGCCAAAGACCTGGCCAATGTGTTGAAGACCGGAAAAATGGCGGCCAGCGTGAAAATCGTGCAAGAAGACATCGTGGGACCCTCTTTGGGTCAGGAAGCTATTCGTAGCGGTGTTTTCTCGTTTATCTTCGCCCTTGTCCTGCTCATGATTTACATGATCTGTGTCTATGGCGTTGTTCCCGGTTTGGTGGCCAACGTGGCGCTTATTTTGAACATGTTCTTCACGATAGGTATTTTGGCTTCGTTCCAAGCCGTGCTCACCCTTTCGGGTATTGCCGGTTTGATTCTATCGCTGGGTGTCGCTGTCGATGCCAATGTGCTTATTTATGAGCGCACCAAGGAGGAATTGCGAGCCGGAAAGAGTTTGAGAAACGCCATTGCCGATGGTTATAAAAACGCTTTCTCGGCCATTTTCGACTCCAACTTGACGTCGGTCATCACCGCTATCATCCTGTTCTATTTCGGCTCGGGACCCATCAAAGGTTTTGCCACCACGACGCTTATCGGTATCGTCTGCTCTTTCTTCACGGCCGTGTTCATGACACGTTTGTTCTATGAGAGAGGTCTCGACAAGAATTGGTTCAAGAAACTTTCCTTTACCACGCCTTTGACCCGCAATATGCTGCTCAACCCGCAAATCAATTTCCTCGGGTTCCGCAAAAAAGCCTATATACTGAGTTTGGTTTTGGTGCTTATCGGTTGTGTCTCTTTTGCTTTGCGCGGTCTTGAAAAAGGTATTGAGTTCTCGGGCGGCCGCAATTATATCGTCCGTTTTGACAAGCCGGTTAACACCCAGGAGATTGCCGACCTTCTCAAACCTCAGTTTGTAGATAATATTCCTACCGTCATCACCATCGGTGGAAGCAACCAGGTGCGCATCTCGACCAATTACCGCATCAATGAGTCGAGCGACACGGTCGACCAAGAGATTCTTACATTGATATATAACGGTCTCAAAGATGAGGTGGGCGGCAAATCGCAAGAAGCTTTCGTGACGGAGAATGTGATGAGTATACAGAAAGTAGGTCCGAGTATCGCCGAGGATATCACTGTCGGTGCCGTTTGGGCTGTTGTCCTTTCCCTCTTGGCCATCGCTCTTTATGTGTTGGTACGGTTCCGCGACTTGGCATTCAGTGTCGGTACGCTTGCTTCTTTGGCATTCGATACCGTGATTATTCTGTTGGTTTATTCGCTCTTCAACGGATTGCTTCCCTTCTCGATGGAAATCGACCAGACCTTCATTGCCGCCATTCTTACCAACATCGGTTACTCGGTGAACGACAAGGTGGTTGTGTTCGACCGTGTGCGGGAGGTTATCGGTATTTATCCCAAACGTGACCGTTGGCTTGTCATCAATGAAGCACTTAACAGTACCCTTTCGCGTACCATCAGCACCTCGTTGAGTACG from Candidatus Caccoplasma merdavium harbors:
- the sulP gene encoding sulfate permease, coding for MKIDFQPKLLVGLRHYSREKFIADLMAGIIVGIVALPLAIAFGIASGVTPEKGLITAIVGGFIVSALGGSSVQIGGPTGAFIVIVFGIIQGYGLEGLAIATALAGAMLIMMGLFRLGGIIKFIPYPIVVGFTSGIALTIFTTQVKDLLGLTIDKLPADCLSQWAVYFRHLDTINPLSLFIGVASILIIAVMPKISRKIPGSLVAIIIMTVVAYLMKEVWGITGIETIGDRFDISNEIPDPQPLHLDMATINQLLSPAFTIAILCAIESLLSATVADGAVGEHHNSNTELIGQGVANIVVPFFGGIPVTGAIARTMTNINNGGRTPVAGIIHAVVLLAIFLLLMPLIELVPMACLAGVLVIVAYNMSGWRTVRSLLKNPKSDVAILATTFILTVVFNLTIAIEIGLLLAVLLFLRRVSENVQISVLKDELDVAQGTEMTQHETLNIAKGVEVYEINGPFFFGVATKFDEVMREMGDKPVVRIIRMRRVPFIDSTGLHNLQILVESSHREGIRVILSGVNPSVQETLYKSGLNKIIGNENICDHISKAVEKANALVELNEKLKQ
- a CDS encoding Ig-like domain-containing protein yields the protein MSLHRHSHNRSSRGIAIALIIAIGACCFSCANMGRPGGGPKDETPPVLKKSNPPMGALHFNKNKITLEFDEIVQVENPNEKIIISPPQTQMPQISALGRIVSITLNDSMKANTTYTIDCGDAIADNNEKNKLLNFSFHFSTGDHIDTLEMSGILLNAADLEPVSDMLVGIYMQPHDTTFTNQPFLRMSRTDEYGRFTVRNIAEGTYRIFALKDGNRNYFFDNATEDLAFLDTSFVPSVTMEWHNDTIWADTSTIDTIITSLQPHYFPEGIILRSFNENYKASYFEKYDRTDRHKVTLYFSTAQDSLPRITPLDFSGDDWSIIEKSKTNDTITYWFRDSNVYNKDTLRIVASYLRTDSAQQLSLYNDTMLWAYRERKRSSREKKRNNDADTLPSIEFMGIEIRGGSNIDIYASPAYIFTQPVKHLDPAAIHLEQKVDTLWVPVPPDDYTFEAGTDAPRTYRLKTKWASGGEYIFTLDSLAAESIYGNPTATMKHKFKVKAVEEYANLIVRTTGVTDSAFVELLNNSDQPIYKAPVRKGAALFRYINPGTYYMRLCLDRNDNGVWDTGNYREKRQPEEIFYYPGSLSLRANWDVDQVWDVYATPLAEQKPYEIIKNKPKETKSEEETQPQEETPFYSNQPTLIGNQTRR
- the secDF gene encoding protein translocase subunit SecDF, producing MQNKGFIRVLAVLLTLVCLFYISFSFVTRYYNQKAEEISNGDPVVYKNYLDSMATEKVYLGYYTLKQCNEMEVGLGLDLKGGMNVTLQISVADVLRSLSNNNPDAKFNAALAAATANQADNSDFLVIFVDEYKKLDPNIRLASIFSTYQLKEKIAPSATNDEVVAVLREELNSAIDNSFNVLRTRIDRFGVVSPNIQRLEKDGRILVELPGVKEPERVRKLLQGSANLEFWETYNFNEIYSRLAAANDLIARMENNGEPVVAEEKTTEGDLSELTGESEEMELWKRQNPLFSRLQPAIAQNGQPVASPGVGYAHYRDTAAVSAYLALPQVREMLPTNLHFCWTVKSIDEKEQYYQLVALKSSTGGRPALEGDVINDAREDFDPLTNAPVVSMSMNAEGTKIWAQLTRENIGRCVAVVLDDHVYSFPVVNTEIPNGSSQISGGFTPEEAKDLANVLKTGKMAASVKIVQEDIVGPSLGQEAIRSGVFSFIFALVLLMIYMICVYGVVPGLVANVALILNMFFTIGILASFQAVLTLSGIAGLILSLGVAVDANVLIYERTKEELRAGKSLRNAIADGYKNAFSAIFDSNLTSVITAIILFYFGSGPIKGFATTTLIGIVCSFFTAVFMTRLFYERGLDKNWFKKLSFTTPLTRNMLLNPQINFLGFRKKAYILSLVLVLIGCVSFALRGLEKGIEFSGGRNYIVRFDKPVNTQEIADLLKPQFVDNIPTVITIGGSNQVRISTNYRINESSDTVDQEILTLIYNGLKDEVGGKSQEAFVTENVMSIQKVGPSIAEDITVGAVWAVVLSLLAIALYVLVRFRDLAFSVGTLASLAFDTVIILLVYSLFNGLLPFSMEIDQTFIAAILTNIGYSVNDKVVVFDRVREVIGIYPKRDRWLVINEALNSTLSRTISTSLSTALVLLSIFILGGDSIRSFSFAMLLGVIIGTYSTLFVAVPIAYEMMKKKFAKAMASEAA